A region of Argentina anserina chromosome 5, drPotAnse1.1, whole genome shotgun sequence DNA encodes the following proteins:
- the LOC126794784 gene encoding aluminum-activated malate transporter 12-like: MFPKVHAGMDVEMNSNMDCGKSKGIIGEKSMQILVDKMKKYPVSIWRTVWKVGREDPRRVIHAVKVGLALTLVSLLYLLQPLFTGIGQNAIWAVMTVVVVLEFTAGATLCKGLNRGLGTLLAGSLAFFIEYIATESGHVFRAIFIGGAVFLIGAAATYIRFIPYIRKNYDYGVVIFLLTFNLITVSSFRVDNVMKIAHDRFFTIAIGCGVCLIMSLLVFPNWSGEELHSSTVFKLEGLARSIEACVNEYFSEQDQIEANQENSSAEDPIHQGYKAVLDSKSFDETMALHASWEPRHSRHCYRFPWQQYVKLGNVLRHFGYTVVALHGCLRTEIQTPRSVRGLFKDPSIRLAGEVSKGLKELANSIRNRRHCSPEILSDHLHEALQDLNTAIKSQPRLFLGANSNQATNMLALAAAHATSQKNAKNSSGGGVSLSSVKTDSSALMEWKSKRESSERKFLRPQLSKIAITSLEFSEALPFAAFAALLVETVAKLDNLIEEVEELGRISGFKEYEHGDENIVVTTDKPQVIDVTQNQLPSHGVD; encoded by the exons ATGTTTCCCAAAGTTCATGCAGGAATGGATGTGGAAATGAACAGCAACATGGATTGTGGCAAAAGCAAAGGCATCATTGGAGAGAAGAGTATGCAAATTCTGGTCGACAAGATGAAAAAATACCCGGTTTCGATTTGGAGGACTGTGTGGAAAGTGGGAAGAGAAGATCCAAGAAGAGTGATCCATGCTGTGAAAGTTGGTCTGGCTTTGACACTGGTTTCATTGTTGTATCTGTTGCAGCCACTCTTCACTGGAATTGGACAAAATGCCATTTGGGCTGTCATGACTGTTGTTGTTGTGCTAGAGTTTACTGCAG GGGCAACTTTATGTAAAGGACTCAACAGAGGATTGGGAACACTGTTAGCTGGATCTTTGGCATTTTTCATCGAGTACATTGCAACTGAATCTGGTCACGTTTTTCGAGCCATTTTCATTGGAGGTGCAGTTTTCCTGATAG GAGCTGCAGCAACATACATCAGGTTCATTCCTTATATTAGGAAGAACTATGATTATGGAGTTGTCATATTTCTCTTGACCTTCAATCTGATAACTGTGTCAAGCTTCCGCGTTGACAATGTCATGAAAATAGCTCACGATCGGTTCTTCACCATCGCTATAGGTTGTGGCGTCTGCCTCATTATGAGTCTTCTGGTATTTCCAAATTGGTCAGGAGAAGAGCTACATAGTTCCACTGTCTTCAAGCTTGAAGGCCTAGCTAGATCTATTGAAG CTTGTGTGAATGAGTACTTCAGTGAACAAGATCAAATAGAAGCAAACCAAGAGAATTCATCAGCTGAGGATCCAATACATCAAGGTTATAAGGCTGTTTTGGACTCAAAATCTTTTGATGAGACCATG GCCTTACATGCAAGCTGGGAACCAAGACACTCAAGGCACTGTTACAGATTTCCGTGGCAGCAATATGTCAAATTGGGAAATGTTCTTCGCCATTTCGGATACACTGTTGTAGCTCTTCATGGATGCCTACGAACTGAAATCCAG ACCCCAAGATCTGTTAGAGGTCTATTCAAAGATCCCTCCATTAGACTTGCAGGAGAAGTATCAAAAGGACTAAAGGAACTTGCCAACAGCATCAGGAATCGTCGCCACTGCTCCCCCGAAATACTCTCTGATCATCTCCATGAAGCCTTACAAGACCTCAACACTGCTATCAAGTCACAACCAAGACTTTTCCTGGGCGCAAACAGCAACCAGGCCACCAACATGCTTGCTCTAGCCGCTGCACATGCTACATCCCAAAAGAATGCAAAGAACTCGTCAGGGGGAGGAGTTTCTTTGTCAAGTGTCAAAACTGACAGCTCTGCATTGATGGAATGGAAATCAAAGAGGGAGTCTTCTGAGAGGAAGTTCCTGAGGCCGCAGTTGAGCAAAATCGCAATCACTAGCCTCGAGTTCTCAGAAGCACTTCCTTTTGCTGCCTTTGCTGCTTTGCTGGTGGAGACAGTAGCAAAGCTTGACAATCTGATTGAGGAAGTTGAGGAACTGGGAAGGATTTCAGGCTTCAAAGAGTATGAACATGGTGATGAGAATATTGTTGTTACTACTGACAAGCCACAAGTGATTGATGTTACTCAAAACCAATTGCCTTCCCATGGTGTTGATTAA